The following proteins are co-located in the Corynebacterium aquilae DSM 44791 genome:
- a CDS encoding septum formation family protein encodes MNNTWRSSLSINTALVAMLAGCAGVGSYLYASGEAPEAQAPADSETATTAAAAASSSADASSTAQAAPFTSADVGDCLTWEKGDGDKVRDFGRTDCLSPHRFEVSAREDLATYPASEFGPTSQPPELTRQAQLREELCKAPTIKYLEGRYDPVGRYSIASILPSAEAWKAGDRTMLCGVQVTDDSGEPILTEGSAREQDQARIAQAGECVAIDPANATHIVPCDQPHQYEVTQVVDLKPIFPEGNPSIEDQDAALKPICTQAALDYVGGDDNLYNSTLQPFWTTIPTNSWTGGSHTVNCALVFGNPDGSFAELGGSAKGAFTINGNPPPPMPVRNPLRNPQ; translated from the coding sequence ATGAATAACACCTGGCGAAGTTCCCTCAGCATCAACACGGCTCTCGTGGCGATGCTGGCTGGTTGCGCAGGAGTTGGCAGTTATCTTTATGCCTCGGGCGAAGCCCCCGAGGCGCAGGCTCCTGCCGACAGCGAAACAGCAACCACCGCCGCAGCTGCCGCGTCGTCTTCTGCTGACGCTTCAAGCACAGCTCAAGCCGCGCCGTTTACTTCTGCCGACGTTGGTGATTGCCTCACCTGGGAGAAAGGCGACGGGGATAAGGTCCGCGACTTTGGTCGCACCGACTGCCTGAGCCCCCACCGTTTCGAGGTATCAGCCCGCGAGGACCTGGCAACCTATCCCGCTAGCGAATTCGGCCCGACTTCCCAGCCCCCGGAGCTCACCCGCCAGGCTCAATTGCGTGAGGAGCTGTGCAAGGCTCCCACCATTAAGTACTTGGAGGGCCGGTACGACCCGGTTGGTCGTTACAGTATTGCCTCCATCCTTCCCTCCGCGGAAGCGTGGAAGGCTGGCGACCGCACCATGCTGTGTGGCGTCCAGGTGACTGACGATTCTGGCGAACCGATTCTGACCGAGGGTTCTGCCCGTGAACAAGATCAAGCCCGTATTGCTCAGGCAGGCGAGTGCGTTGCCATTGATCCGGCGAATGCCACCCACATCGTTCCCTGCGACCAGCCTCACCAATATGAGGTCACTCAGGTGGTAGACCTCAAGCCCATCTTCCCGGAGGGTAATCCTTCGATCGAAGATCAAGATGCGGCGTTGAAGCCGATCTGCACCCAAGCAGCCCTAGATTACGTAGGGGGTGACGATAACTTGTACAACTCCACCCTGCAGCCATTCTGGACTACTATCCCCACTAACTCCTGGACGGGTGGCTCCCACACGGTGAACTGTGCTTTGGTTTTCGGCAACCCAGACGGTTCTTTCGCGGAGCTCGGTGGCAGCGCAAAGGGCGCGTTCACTATCAATGGCAATCCCCCGCCACCAATGCCGGTCCGTAACCCGTTGAGGAACCCGCAATGA
- a CDS encoding metallopeptidase family protein, translated as MIDVSDERFEELVDQALELVPEKFLDHLDNTVILIRDRHPDSWTILGLYEGVSLPERTSDYSMHLPDTISIFRESLKRYCDTEEELVEQVKITVIHEIGHHFGLSDEDLHRYGWG; from the coding sequence ATGATCGATGTTTCCGACGAGCGTTTTGAGGAGCTAGTCGACCAGGCACTTGAACTGGTGCCGGAGAAGTTTCTCGACCATCTGGACAACACGGTCATTTTGATCCGTGATCGTCACCCTGATTCGTGGACCATCTTGGGCCTGTACGAGGGCGTGTCCCTTCCGGAGCGCACAAGTGATTATTCGATGCATCTCCCGGACACCATCAGCATTTTTCGCGAATCACTAAAACGCTATTGCGATACCGAAGAAGAGTTGGTTGAGCAGGTAAAGATCACGGTCATCCATGAGATCGGCCATCATTTCGGATTGAGTGACGAGGATCTTCACCGTTACGGCTGGGGTTAA
- a CDS encoding LCP family protein encodes MYPSAGSGQTAGHSQGGSYRREVPRPRPAAQPVYRRAADGGYRQQPPAQPVGGLPPAAPRFGASDVNFDAGRADKPRRALPRPRIALKPRGCMRGIALALVLLVFSVVASAVWIDTTINRVPYQPDVRVAGTKGTNWLLVGSDSRQGLTEEDVQRLGTGGDIGSSRTDTIMVLHLDTFGKPTLLSIPRDSYVNVPGIGMDKINASFAAGGPQLLVQTVEQATGLPIDHYAEVGFGGFAGMVDAVGGVTLCPDQDIDDPLAHLNVVAGCQEMDGPTALGFVRTRATAEGDLDRVRRQREFFAALVDETTSASTLLNPWKDFQLAKAVKDSVTIGDGDHVWSLARAAFAVAGGVEQVTMPVGGFEDTDVGNVVLWDQPAAQQLLSSLGAKQQ; translated from the coding sequence ATGTACCCATCCGCAGGCTCGGGCCAAACCGCCGGGCACTCGCAGGGGGGAAGCTATCGGCGTGAAGTACCCCGCCCGCGACCTGCAGCTCAACCGGTCTACCGTCGCGCCGCCGACGGGGGATACCGCCAGCAGCCCCCGGCACAGCCGGTCGGTGGGCTGCCACCGGCTGCACCCCGCTTTGGTGCCAGTGATGTCAACTTTGACGCCGGCCGGGCCGATAAACCCCGCCGCGCACTGCCACGACCCCGCATCGCGCTTAAGCCTCGCGGTTGTATGCGCGGCATTGCCTTGGCCTTGGTGCTGCTGGTCTTTAGTGTGGTCGCCTCCGCGGTGTGGATCGATACCACCATCAACCGGGTTCCCTACCAGCCAGATGTGCGAGTAGCCGGGACAAAGGGAACCAACTGGCTGCTGGTGGGCTCCGATAGCCGACAAGGCCTGACAGAGGAAGACGTGCAAAGGTTGGGTACCGGTGGCGATATCGGCTCCAGCCGCACCGACACCATCATGGTGCTGCACCTGGACACCTTCGGTAAACCCACCTTGCTGTCGATTCCACGTGACTCCTATGTCAACGTGCCCGGTATCGGAATGGACAAGATCAACGCCTCCTTCGCCGCAGGTGGCCCCCAGTTACTAGTTCAAACGGTGGAACAAGCTACCGGTTTGCCTATCGACCATTACGCCGAAGTTGGCTTCGGTGGCTTCGCCGGCATGGTTGACGCCGTTGGGGGAGTAACCCTGTGCCCGGATCAAGACATCGACGACCCGCTTGCGCACCTCAATGTGGTCGCGGGCTGTCAGGAAATGGATGGACCGACCGCACTGGGCTTCGTGCGAACCCGCGCCACAGCGGAAGGCGACCTAGATCGCGTGCGCAGGCAGCGGGAGTTCTTCGCCGCCCTGGTGGATGAGACCACCTCTGCCTCCACGTTGTTGAACCCGTGGAAAGACTTCCAGTTGGCTAAAGCGGTGAAAGACTCGGTGACCATTGGCGATGGCGATCACGTGTGGTCGCTTGCTCGGGCAGCGTTTGCTGTTGCAGGCGGAGTCGAACAGGTGACCATGCCTGTTGGCGGATTTGAAGACACCGATGTGGGCAACGTGGTGCTGTGGGACCAGCCGGCGGCCCAGCAGTTGCTGTCGAGTCTGGGTGCTAAGCAGCAATAG
- a CDS encoding CPBP family intramembrane glutamic endopeptidase: MTGHTPTANTTPPARRIRQEIGIVLLITFGMSGFKAIIALISVYLRGKPSDSQVVLNPTRNPQPLIDAILQFASAAVLIGWGLLALYLLGTHLPRLRPKDWAHGAALAALIGIPGLGLYLAGRLLGLSREVIPAEHLSLTMVLPLLVWAFANAFAEETVVVMWLSTRLKQLHLRPALIIGLSAVLRGSYHLYQGIPAGIGNLVMGVIFATYFHKTNKVWPLICAHFLIDAIAFLGYPLLIASGIHLPGL; the protein is encoded by the coding sequence ATGACCGGCCACACCCCCACAGCAAACACCACTCCGCCAGCGCGGCGAATCCGACAAGAAATCGGCATCGTCCTGCTCATCACCTTCGGCATGAGCGGATTCAAAGCCATCATCGCGCTCATCAGCGTCTACTTGCGGGGTAAACCCTCCGACAGCCAGGTCGTTCTCAACCCCACCCGCAACCCCCAACCCCTCATCGATGCGATCCTCCAATTCGCCAGCGCCGCAGTGCTGATCGGGTGGGGTTTGCTCGCCCTCTACCTCCTCGGCACCCACCTGCCCCGCCTGCGCCCAAAAGACTGGGCGCACGGTGCTGCACTAGCGGCACTGATCGGGATCCCCGGTCTCGGGCTGTATCTTGCCGGCCGACTCCTAGGGTTAAGCCGCGAAGTCATCCCCGCAGAGCACCTCAGCCTCACCATGGTGCTGCCCCTGCTCGTGTGGGCCTTCGCCAACGCCTTCGCCGAGGAAACCGTTGTCGTCATGTGGCTAAGCACCAGGCTGAAACAACTCCACCTCCGGCCAGCACTGATCATTGGGCTATCCGCCGTCCTGCGCGGCAGCTACCACCTGTACCAAGGAATCCCCGCCGGCATCGGCAACCTTGTCATGGGCGTTATCTTCGCCACCTACTTCCACAAAACCAACAAAGTATGGCCCTTGATCTGCGCCCACTTCCTCATCGATGCCATCGCCTTTCTCGGATACCCCCTGCTTATCGCTTCAGGAATCCACCTGCCCGGCCTGTAA